AATAATCTGTCCCAGATTCGATTTATTGGTACTGTAAGCAAAATTAGAAGTCTGCCCTTTGGTATTCGATATACAGTTAAACAGCGTGGTTTTACCGATGTTGGTCAATCCGACAATACCGCATTTTAAAGCCATAAGCCTGAAATCTGTTTGATTTGGGGTGCAAAGATAGGCAAATGTAGGCGCACTTCGAAGCGGAATACAGTGTTCAGATTTTTTCGCTCAGACCTTTAGTTTACATAAGATAAAACTTTCCCGCCCGGAGATCATTCGTAAAAATAAGACTCCTTATACGACCAGCCGGTATCAGCCTGATTCATTTCAACCGGAAAATCATCCGAATTGTAAGTAAAGAAACTTTCATCGCCATAGGAATCTATCAGGTCTCCTGATGAATCATAGTATCGTTCGATCAGGGTCACCACATTATTTTCACCGGCATAAAACCCTGCTTCCGAATATCGGAAAATCTGAAAATCTTTGAAAGGGTTCTTCTTGTTATCATAAGTGAAAATTCTTTCCATACTTTTATAAAAACCTTCCCGGTTAAAATCGTCAATTTCGTTTTCTCCGAAGCAATATAAAATTGAGTTTGCAAAAACAGACCATATACCGGAACTCTTTTCCGGACAGCCATGCTTGCCGGCAACTTTATTATAATAAGTTAAAACGGAAAGATTCCCCTGCTGCCAGACAAAATCAACATAAGAAAGCACAATCCACTGTTGATTGATCAGCTGCTTGATTTCCAAACGGGAAACATTGCCATCAGCATCAACTGTATAGACCAGTTGCCTGTCTGTTACGTTTGATGAAGTAACAATTACTTTGTCAGCAATCCGTTTATAATTCAACTCATAAGTGATTCCCTGGGAATCAAAGTAAGTTGTGTGATTTACCCTGCCATCTGCATCATATTGTATTGTAATGGAGTCCCCCTCCTCTGACCCGCATATGGTGACCAGAAAATTGCTTTTGTTGTAAATAAACACAGCATTTGAAGAATCCTGTATAAGGCCATTCTCCGTTTCCAATGACTTCAACCTGCAAATCCGCGGTAGTCTTTGATTATTCTGATTCTCATCAGTGTCATCATCCGCATCTTTAGTACACGAAGTACTTATAAATAAAAATGATGACAGCAGAATTAAAAATCCCTGACTTAGATTAACTGTTGCTTTCATGGGACAAGATTTACAGACTATTGATTTTAAATAGTTTAAGGAAAATTAAGATTGAACGTTTCAATCTTCAATTCAAAAATATATCCGGTAACGATCTCAGAAACCAGCCCCGCTATTACGTCCAATCCATTAGCAGCTTATATATATGTCACTTTTATCCAAATGTCACTGTTGCGGCCGAGATTATCTGAACAGCTGATTTTATACCGGCCTTCTTCAGGTGTAAAAAAAACTTTTTCTCCGGGTAATGCCGCCCTGAGGAGTTTGTCATTCAGGTACCAGTATATCCTGGCTACCCCGTTTTCGGCATTGCAGGCAAGTTGCAACTGCTGTTTGCGTCCTTTGATGATCAGGTATTCCGCCCCGTCGGTAAGAGAAGTAATGAGAGGGGCACCCGAAAATTTAACAGACGGGCAATGGGGATTGTGAGGTGGCAGAGTCTGATATGGAATCTGCATCTCATTATACCATGCAATCAGACCCGGAGGATAGTATGGATGCCAAGCTTCCCTGTATCCTTTTTCAGGAAGGCATGACCTGCAATAACTGATTGTTCCCGATTCATTTACATAATGTTTCTGAAGGTGATTGCAGCGCATCGCAGGAGAAACCCCCGGAATAAAATAGTCCATTACCTGATGATGACAGAAAGTGTCAGGAGGCAATCCGCTTTCAGAGCAAACCAGCCGGTAATCGAGGTCTGGCGGAGGGACAAACCATCCGGGCTTTTGAGCTGGCTGGATCGCATTAAATATACTGAACAGCAACGGAACGGCAAAATCAGCCCCGTTGAGTTCCGGTACGCCATTCCCCGGGAAATTGCCTGTCCATACGCCAATGGTGAAATTTTGATTATAGCCGATAGCCCAGCCATCCCTTCTTCCATAGGATGTTCCTGTCTTCCAGGCGATTTCCGGCAAATCAGCCGCATCTTTATATTGATTTGGCAGATCAGGACGACGCAGCCGGGTCAGGATTTCCGTAATCAAATAGGCGGCTCCCGGAGAACAAATGGTATCATTACGAGCTTCAGGAGAAGACTTTACAAACTTCAGGGAATGCCAGACGCCCTTGTTTGCAAATGCAGCATAAAGGGCGGTAAGCTCTTCCAGGGTAGTCCCGCATCCGCCTAGCACCATCGAAAGCCCGAGTTTACTTCTGTTTGAACCAATCCATCTGAAACCAACGCTTGCAAGTCCGGATGCAAAATGTTCCGTACCGACTTTCTCCAGCAAATCCACAGCGGGCAGGTTCAGCGATTGGGCCAGGGCTTGCTCTACAGTAATTTTTCCCCTCCAGGTTTCATCATAATTTTCAGGCCGGTAGCCCGCAAAATTCTGAGGCACATCGGTTACCACCATTTTGGGAGTGATCAGTCCCTGGTCAAAAGCCATTGCATAGAGCGCCGGTTTCAGTGCCGACCCGGGAGAGCGAAGCGCCTGAACGCCATCGACCTGCCCTTGCCAAGCATCCTCATCAAAGCCGGCTGATCCGAGATATGCTTCTACCTCCATCGTCCGGTTGTTTACCACAATAACTGCAAGGTTACCGATCTGAAATGAACGTAACCTTCGCACATAGGCAGTTGACAGTGCCTCCACGCGATGTTGAATGGATGGGTTTATAGTTGTAAAAATTTCAGATTCAGCATTGATATTTTTCATTCTGTAAGAAAGATGCGGAGCCTTACGCACGATCGGATACCGCTGAAAGCTTATGGGTTCGTTGAGTGCATCAGCGATAACAGCAGGTGAAAAAAGCGCTTTCCTTCCCATTTTATTCAGCCAGAAATCACGCTTCAGCCTGAGCAATTCAGCATTTTCATCGGGTCTCAATGCGTTCGGGTTATTGGGAATTACCGTAAGCATGGCAATCTGCGCCAGACTGAGCTCCCTTGGCTCTTCGTCAAAATAATGAAGCGACGCTGCCTTAACCCCTTCAATATTTCCTCCATAAGGCAGAAGATTGATATACAATTGAAGAATCTCCTTTTTATCAAGATGCCACTCAAGCTGGAGCGACCTGAACATTTCCCTGATTTTCGCCTTGTAAGTCCGCGGAGCAGGATCGAGCAAACGGACCACCTGCATGGTTATGGTCGATGCGCCGGAAGTTCTCCTGCCCTTAGCGATGTTGTTGAATACAGCCCTGCACACCGAGAAGGGATTCACCCCCGGATGGTAATAAAACCAGCGGTCTTCTTTGAAAATAAAGGCCTTTTCCAGCCCTGGCGTTATTTCATCCAAACGAACCGGCATCCGCCATTTATCATCTTTGCTTAAAAAAGCATGCAACAGGCTACTGTCGGAAGCATAAACCACTTTTGACCATGAAACTTCCGGAACAGGAAAAGGAAAAACACGATCAAACAAAAGAAAAACTAAAAAAGATGACAGGAATACAAGAGCCGGCCACAGTAAAATCAACCGCGACCACTTATGACTTATAACCCTTAAAATCCTGTTTTTCATCTCCTTTCAGAAAAAAGGCTGCAACGAGTATATTTCAACGTAAAAATAAAGAAACAAAAATGGTTGAACCTCAATGCTGACAATTTTATCATCGATCCGTATGATTATTACCGCTGACAAAATTATTATTGCTCAAACAATTTCCTCAAATAGCATGTTTACCATAAAACAAATACTTAAAAACATGCATCTATTCAAACTAAATAAACGGCTCTCAATTACCATGATTCTTGTGTTTTCTTTAATGCTGGCAGCATGCAGTAAAGAAAGTATAAAAGATGGCGGAGATAAGAATGACAACCCAGTGAACCCGGATTATACTGTATTTCTTGTCATTGATGAAGAAAGCATCGACAATGGAAATCCTCCGAATAATTTTTCTGAGACAGATGTAAATGATCACATATCAGACATCGGACAGCGCAGGCAGCTTCAATATTTCTTAAATAACACCGGAAAAATCATTGATTTATATACAGGTGAAGTGGGCGATGAAGGCTGGTTTGCCATCAGGTCAATCCCCGCATCATGGAAAAGTACCGGCCCGGCAAACAATGGACTTGAAAATTTCCTGCACCCCGGGCCCGGTCTTGGAGCCGGCAATCCGGATGACGACAGGGAAGTATTGCTTGACAAAATACCTGACGTTACCCCCTTACGTGCAAGCGGTCTGGCCATGTTGAAAGGTCAGACAATTTCTGCTGTTGTATATGACAGTGATATCAGCATAAACTACAGTCCTCTGGAAGGCAATCTGATGGGAGAAAATCCTGGGATGGTTTCTTTTAAGGTACTTGATGTCGTAAAACGGACAGACGGCTCATCATCATCTCTTCCTAAAGTTACGGTTAAGATTCTGAACGTTGACGAAACTAAAAACCTACCTATCAAACTGTTCATGAATGCCCCGGCACCTTTCTCTTCTTCCGGGCCATTTGACATTTCACCTCCAGCGGTTTACAGTCAGATCACACTGTCAGATGCGCCCTGATGCTGAAGCTATAAATCCGGCAGGATGATTTCTGTTGCAGGGGAAATGTTTTACAAAACGGGACTTTCAGCCCTGGTAATGGTCAGGGTGGTTTGCGAGATACCCTGTTTGAAAATATGGCGTTGGCGGATGATCAGCCGGGGCAGTGATTTGATGTTTTCGGGAATTTTACTTTCTGACTATCGATCCAATATTTTACTTGCATTTTTCCAAAAAAAGTCATATCTTAACATCCTGTTTTACGCTAGTTGCTTCCTGGTAATTTGGCTGCCGTTTCCAATGTTGAATGGGGATTCTCCTGTTCTTCCAATTCAGGTCTTATAGCATTTATGGCAGGGAAATCATCCCGGAGCCGTTTTTTTTCATTGGTAAGCACCGGAACAATCCTCTGAGTTTTGATTCAGACTTGCTGACAGGCTGACAATAACAACTTTTTAACACGTTTTAAGCCTGTTACTTTCCAAAACTGAATGAACATATACATAATGTTATGTTTCAGTTGATGCAGACACAACTTAAACAGAGGACCGGAACTTCCCATTCTGACCTGCTATTTATTCAATCCCGGCCATTTGTATTTTCTCTAATCTGATCTCAAAAAGATCCGGTAAATGCAAAACAGAGACAAGGCTACACAATCATTCAAAAAATCAACCCATGAAAACTTTGTTCAGGTTAAAAAGTCAATTATCCGTTTCGCGTTTTATAACAGTTTGCCTGTTATCAGCAGCGATGACAATTATACCCGATCAGGCAAATGCGGATAACATCATCACCAGTGGAACCACGTTAAGGGTTTCTGCCGGTACAACCCTGGTTTCCACAGGTAATCTGGTTATCAACAGTGGTGCGACCCTTAATAATTCGGGCACTGTTAACCTGAAAAGCAACCTGAATAACCTGAATGCAAGCCAGAATTCACTTGGAACAGGCACCGTTATATTTTCCGGAACAGCAACCCAGGCAATCAGTGGTAACAACACCATCCAGAACCTGACCATCAACAATGCCAGCGGAGTAAACAATAACGGGCAAACCCAGGTCAATGGAGTGCTGACACTGACAAGCGGGAGAGTGAATCTCGGGGCCTATAATCTTACCCTGGGAACTTCAGCAACGATTGGTGGTGCTCCTTCATCTTCGGCAATGATCGTTGCCACCGGATCGGGACAAATGAGGAAGTCTTTTGCGGCCGCGGGCTCTTTTGTCTTTCCTTTGGGCGACAATACCGGTACAGCTGAATACTCGCCTGTCACCCTCAACTTCAGTGCAGGATCTTTTGCCGGTGGAAACTACGCCGGTGTCAATCTTGTTAATGCAGCTTATCCCGGTTCTTCAGGCAGCTACCTCAACAGATACTGGAATATCTCTCAGAGCGGAATCAGTTCATTTACCTGCAATGCAACTTTTCAGTATCTTGTGGCTGATGTAAACGGAACTGAAACCAGTATCTGGTGCGTGAGGGTGCTCCCGGAACCACAAACCAATTATCAGGTTGCCAATACTACCTTACATCAGTTGACGGCCAATGGACTTACCGCAATGGGAACCTTTACAGGTAAACTTCCTATTACTGACAAAATTCTTAACCTGACTCTTTTCATTGAAGGTTTCTTTAACGGCACAACTATGAATCAGGCACAGGATGTAGACGATGATCTGAACCAATTCAACAAATTCCCGGGGATTACGGTAGATACACTAAGCATTTTTCTGGCTGATGCCTCTGCCCCTTACAACTACCTGTTCTGGGCTCATGCCCTGAATCTTAATACCAGTGGAAATGTCAGCGCTAACATCCCGGGCACATTTTCAGGCAATTATTATATTGCAGTTTTTCATCGCTCAAGTGTCCAGACGTGGAGTAGTTCTCCCGTTTCCTTTGCCGGCTCAACCATAAACTATAACTTCACGACCTCTGCAGGGCAGGCATTCGGCTCCAATCAGAAAGACCTGCTGGGCAACGGTTCAGTCTGGGGTATCTATTCGGGCGATATTACATCCTCAGTCGGTATTCAGGACGGCTATGTCGACTTTTTCGACCTGGTGAACATCTATAATCTGAATGTGAACAGTGCTTACGGATATCAGCCTGCCGATCTTACCGGGGATGGCTTTGTAGATTTTGTGGACCTGATCCTGGATTATAACAATAACGTTAACGGGATCGGCATGAATACGCCCCAGAATCCGGCCAAAAGACCATTAATGATCAGGTAGATTATGGACTGATCCCCGGGGGAATGCCGGAATCCTCATTAGAAAATAGCTGTGCTTTCATGTAGTCTGATGATTCTCAGAAAGCGCTGCTAAGCACAGTCGTAGATTATATTGATAAGTCGTCAATAGATTTTCTGATCAGTTCAATGTTGTCTGCCCGATATTCTGCATTTCAGGATATTTTAATATTACCTGTACCTTTACCAGGGATAGTTCCGATGAATGCCCCCGCTATTCCGTTGTCCAGAAGTGATTTGATATAGGTCTCAGCTTCTTCTTCGGGTAAACATACCAGCAATCCGCCTGATGACTGTGCATCACATACAAGGTATCTCTCAATCATGGATAATTGACTAAAATCAGTCCACCCCAGGGCGAAATTGTAGTTTGCTTTTGTCCCGCCAGGAATCGCTCCGGCCAATGCAAGTGCCTGAACTTCACTGATAAACGGAATGCGGTTAAACTCTATCACGGCATCCACACCTGAAGCAACAGCCATTTCATGCAAATGTCCGACAAGTCCGAAACCGGTAATATCGGTGCAGGCATGAACTTTCCTTCTGAGCATAAGTTCAGAGGAAATTTTGTTCAGCTTCATCATTATTTCCTCTGCTTCCCGCATTGTTTCTTCCTTTGCGAGTCCCATTTTGGCGGCAGTTGAAATAATCCCTGTCCCGATTGGTTTCGTGAGCACCAGAGCATCTCCGGGCATGGCCCCTGCATTGGATATTACATGGCTGGGGTTTACAAAACCTGTGACAACCATTCCAAATTTAGGTTCATTATCTTCAATGGAATGACCGCCCAGAATCGAAATCCCTGCTTCGGCTGCTTTATCGGAAGCACCTTTGACAATATCATTCAATACGCCCAATGGCAGGCGGTTAACGGGAAAAGCCGCAATATTCAAGGCAAAAGAGGCCTGTCCGCCCATGGCATAAATATCGCTGAGAGCATTTGCAGCAGCGATTGCACCAAAAGTATAAGGGTCGTCAACCACAGGGGTAAAAAAATCAACGGTCTGCACCACAGCCAGTGCATCATTAATTCTGTAAACGGCCGCATCATCTCTATTATCAGCGCCCACCAGCACATTTGGATCTGTCACGGGAGGTAATCCGGCCAGTACTTTTTCCAGGTCAGCCGGCCTGATCTTACATGCGCAGCCCAAACCATGCGTAAATCGGGTTAATTTAACCACATCTGAATGCTCTGGCTTCGATAAGGACAGCGACACATCCGGCGTCAAAGACCGGACGGTTTGAATTATGATTCTCAAAGCTTCATCCACTTCTTCCTGAGTGGTTGTATAACCCATTGAAAAACGGATGGTTCCCCGCGCGTATTCAGGGCTGACCTTCATGGCTCCGAGCACTGAGGAATCTCCGGTATCACCTGTGTGGCATGCTGCCCCCGCCGATGCAGCCAACCGAGGCATGGCTGAAAGTATGGTTTGTGCATTTAAATTACTGAAACCAACACTCACAGTATTTGGTAAAGCGAGTTCCGGATGGCCGTTCAGACGAAAATCAATTAGCCCGGCAGAGAGCCCCTCAATGAATTTCCTTTTCAGGGCGGCAGTGTGCGCCCGGTATGCTTCCAGCCTTTTAAATGCCAACTCGCACGCTTTGCCCAGACCGGCAATCTCAAGTACATTTTCAGTTCCTGCCCTG
This sequence is a window from Lentimicrobium saccharophilum. Protein-coding genes within it:
- the pbpC gene encoding penicillin-binding protein 1C: MKNRILRVISHKWSRLILLWPALVFLSSFLVFLLFDRVFPFPVPEVSWSKVVYASDSSLLHAFLSKDDKWRMPVRLDEITPGLEKAFIFKEDRWFYYHPGVNPFSVCRAVFNNIAKGRRTSGASTITMQVVRLLDPAPRTYKAKIREMFRSLQLEWHLDKKEILQLYINLLPYGGNIEGVKAASLHYFDEEPRELSLAQIAMLTVIPNNPNALRPDENAELLRLKRDFWLNKMGRKALFSPAVIADALNEPISFQRYPIVRKAPHLSYRMKNINAESEIFTTINPSIQHRVEALSTAYVRRLRSFQIGNLAVIVVNNRTMEVEAYLGSAGFDEDAWQGQVDGVQALRSPGSALKPALYAMAFDQGLITPKMVVTDVPQNFAGYRPENYDETWRGKITVEQALAQSLNLPAVDLLEKVGTEHFASGLASVGFRWIGSNRSKLGLSMVLGGCGTTLEELTALYAAFANKGVWHSLKFVKSSPEARNDTICSPGAAYLITEILTRLRRPDLPNQYKDAADLPEIAWKTGTSYGRRDGWAIGYNQNFTIGVWTGNFPGNGVPELNGADFAVPLLFSIFNAIQPAQKPGWFVPPPDLDYRLVCSESGLPPDTFCHHQVMDYFIPGVSPAMRCNHLQKHYVNESGTISYCRSCLPEKGYREAWHPYYPPGLIAWYNEMQIPYQTLPPHNPHCPSVKFSGAPLITSLTDGAEYLIIKGRKQQLQLACNAENGVARIYWYLNDKLLRAALPGEKVFFTPEEGRYKISCSDNLGRNSDIWIKVTYI
- a CDS encoding autotransporter outer membrane beta-barrel domain-containing protein, whose amino-acid sequence is MKTLFRLKSQLSVSRFITVCLLSAAMTIIPDQANADNIITSGTTLRVSAGTTLVSTGNLVINSGATLNNSGTVNLKSNLNNLNASQNSLGTGTVIFSGTATQAISGNNTIQNLTINNASGVNNNGQTQVNGVLTLTSGRVNLGAYNLTLGTSATIGGAPSSSAMIVATGSGQMRKSFAAAGSFVFPLGDNTGTAEYSPVTLNFSAGSFAGGNYAGVNLVNAAYPGSSGSYLNRYWNISQSGISSFTCNATFQYLVADVNGTETSIWCVRVLPEPQTNYQVANTTLHQLTANGLTAMGTFTGKLPITDKILNLTLFIEGFFNGTTMNQAQDVDDDLNQFNKFPGITVDTLSIFLADASAPYNYLFWAHALNLNTSGNVSANIPGTFSGNYYIAVFHRSSVQTWSSSPVSFAGSTINYNFTTSAGQAFGSNQKDLLGNGSVWGIYSGDITSSVGIQDGYVDFFDLVNIYNLNVNSAYGYQPADLTGDGFVDFVDLILDYNNNVNGIGMNTPQNPAKRPLMIR
- the selD gene encoding selenide, water dikinase SelD — translated: MVKLTRFTHGLGCACKIRPADLEKVLAGLPPVTDPNVLVGADNRDDAAVYRINDALAVVQTVDFFTPVVDDPYTFGAIAAANALSDIYAMGGQASFALNIAAFPVNRLPLGVLNDIVKGASDKAAEAGISILGGHSIEDNEPKFGMVVTGFVNPSHVISNAGAMPGDALVLTKPIGTGIISTAAKMGLAKEETMREAEEIMMKLNKISSELMLRRKVHACTDITGFGLVGHLHEMAVASGVDAVIEFNRIPFISEVQALALAGAIPGGTKANYNFALGWTDFSQLSMIERYLVCDAQSSGGLLVCLPEEEAETYIKSLLDNGIAGAFIGTIPGKGTGNIKIS